One region of Aeromicrobium sp. Sec7.5 genomic DNA includes:
- a CDS encoding ArsR/SmtB family transcription factor, whose product MADDDLAHRYRRVSDLFGALSSPVRSAVVHRLSEGEQTVGQLVEWSGLSQPLVSQHLRVLRGARLVTSERRGREVVYALTDEHVTHVFLDAFHHTQEHSHDRD is encoded by the coding sequence ATGGCGGACGATGACCTCGCGCACAGGTACCGACGGGTCTCCGATCTCTTCGGGGCCCTGTCGTCGCCGGTGCGCTCGGCTGTCGTCCACCGGTTGTCCGAGGGCGAGCAGACCGTCGGGCAGCTGGTCGAGTGGTCGGGTCTGTCCCAGCCGCTCGTCTCCCAGCACCTTCGGGTGCTGCGGGGCGCACGCCTGGTGACCTCCGAGCGTCGGGGGCGCGAGGTCGTCTATGCCTTGACCGACGAGCACGTGACGCACGTGTTCCTCGATGCCTTCCACCACACCCAGGAGCACTCTCATGACCGTGACTGA
- a CDS encoding peptide chain release factor 3 has protein sequence MTPSAAPTSNHPAAVLAQAGRRRTFAVISHPDAGKSTLTEALALHAHAITEAGATHGKAGRKATVSDWMEMEQARGISISSTALQFEYEGTVFNLVDTPGHADFSEDTYRVLSAVDFAVMLLDGGKGLEPQTLKLFDVCRRSGIPVITVVNKWDRPGLDPLELMDQIQTEITLHPTPLTWPVGIAGDFHGVIDRRDGTCIEYLRTAGGATIAPQATHSPEEAAELFGEVWEAAREEADLLDASGSTYDRETFLAGQSTPVLFAAAALNFGVGQLLETMLTVAPAPGPRPGVDGEPRPVDADFSAFVFKIQAGMNTAHRDHVAYARICSGVFRRGDVLTHAQSGRPFATKYAQSLFGRDRETAEIAFPGDVIGLVNASQLAIGDTLYAESPVQFPPIPSFAPEHFAVIRARDTGRYKQFRRGIEQLDREGVVQVLRSNLRGDQAPVLAAVGPMQFEVVVDRLKREFSTEVGLDHLDYQLALQVDRAGADTVNSSAGAEVLERTDGTLLAVFTDRWRMQRIARAHPELALTSLAAGVV, from the coding sequence GTGACGCCCTCGGCGGCGCCGACCTCGAACCATCCGGCCGCCGTCCTGGCGCAGGCCGGCCGCCGGCGCACGTTCGCGGTCATCTCCCACCCGGATGCCGGCAAGTCCACGCTCACCGAGGCGCTGGCGCTCCACGCCCACGCGATCACCGAGGCGGGTGCCACGCACGGCAAGGCGGGACGCAAGGCCACCGTCTCGGACTGGATGGAGATGGAGCAGGCGCGCGGCATCTCGATCTCCTCGACCGCGCTGCAGTTCGAGTACGAGGGCACGGTCTTCAACCTGGTCGACACCCCGGGGCACGCCGACTTCTCCGAGGACACCTACCGCGTGCTCTCCGCCGTGGACTTCGCCGTGATGCTCCTCGACGGCGGCAAGGGCCTGGAGCCGCAGACCCTGAAGCTCTTCGACGTGTGCCGCCGCAGCGGTATCCCGGTCATCACGGTCGTCAACAAGTGGGACCGGCCGGGCCTTGACCCCCTCGAGCTCATGGACCAGATCCAGACCGAGATCACGCTGCACCCGACGCCCCTGACCTGGCCGGTCGGCATCGCCGGTGACTTCCACGGCGTGATCGACCGCCGCGACGGCACCTGCATCGAGTACCTCCGCACGGCCGGGGGCGCCACGATCGCGCCGCAGGCGACCCACTCCCCGGAGGAAGCCGCCGAGCTCTTCGGCGAGGTCTGGGAGGCCGCCCGCGAGGAGGCCGACCTGCTCGACGCGTCGGGCAGCACGTACGACCGCGAGACGTTCCTCGCCGGCCAGTCGACCCCGGTGCTGTTCGCCGCAGCCGCCCTCAACTTCGGCGTCGGCCAGCTCCTCGAGACGATGCTGACGGTGGCGCCCGCTCCGGGCCCCCGGCCGGGTGTCGACGGGGAGCCGCGCCCGGTCGATGCCGACTTCAGCGCGTTCGTGTTCAAGATCCAGGCCGGCATGAACACCGCCCACCGCGACCACGTGGCCTATGCGCGCATCTGCTCGGGCGTCTTCCGTCGCGGCGACGTGCTGACCCACGCGCAGAGCGGACGCCCCTTCGCGACCAAGTACGCCCAGAGCCTGTTCGGTCGGGATCGCGAGACCGCCGAGATCGCCTTCCCCGGTGACGTGATCGGCCTGGTCAACGCCTCCCAGCTCGCCATCGGCGACACCCTCTACGCCGAGTCGCCGGTGCAGTTCCCGCCGATCCCGAGCTTCGCGCCGGAGCACTTCGCGGTCATCAGGGCGCGCGACACCGGCCGGTACAAGCAGTTCCGTCGCGGGATCGAGCAGCTCGACCGCGAGGGCGTCGTGCAGGTCCTGCGCTCGAACCTGCGGGGCGACCAGGCGCCGGTGCTCGCCGCGGTCGGTCCCATGCAGTTCGAGGTGGTGGTCGACCGTCTCAAGCGCGAGTTCTCGACCGAGGTCGGCCTCGACCACCTCGACTACCAGCTGGCGCTCCAGGTCGATCGCGCCGGCGCCGACACCGTCAACTCGTCGGCCGGTGCCGAGGTGCTGGAACGGACCGACGGCACCCTGCTGGCGGTCTTCACCGATCGGTGGCGCATGCAGCGCATCGCCCGCGCCCATCCCGAGCTCGCGCTGACGTCGTTGGCCGCCGGCGTCGTCTGA
- a CDS encoding FAD:protein FMN transferase — MSASAVWQDWTCTVRLTVTDPAALGPARRFLVDLMGEVEQAASRFLATSDVSRVNARSGTFVPVGGRTLALVDVALDAAAETEGLVDPTVGRQLLHAGYDRDIELIRGRLIETDADRLPSPADWRQVRVDHELSRVGVPRGVVLDLGATAKPWTADVAAHTIAAVHGTGVLVEIGGDLAVAGRKDVPWQVHVSEVSGGRGEQIGLTHGGVATSSSAARAWCTPSGAAHHIIDPRTGRPADGPWRTATVWARSAVDANTASTAAIILGVEAEAYLAELELPARLVDHAGRVRTVGAWPANAEAA, encoded by the coding sequence ATGAGCGCCTCGGCGGTCTGGCAGGACTGGACCTGCACCGTGCGACTGACCGTGACCGATCCGGCGGCGCTCGGTCCGGCCCGGCGGTTCCTCGTCGACCTCATGGGCGAGGTCGAACAGGCAGCGAGCCGGTTCCTGGCGACGTCCGACGTCAGTCGGGTCAACGCGAGGTCGGGCACCTTCGTGCCGGTCGGCGGCCGCACCCTGGCGCTGGTCGACGTCGCCCTCGACGCCGCCGCGGAGACCGAGGGACTGGTCGACCCGACGGTCGGGCGGCAGCTCCTGCACGCCGGGTACGACCGCGACATCGAGCTGATCCGCGGACGGTTGATCGAGACGGACGCCGACCGACTGCCGTCGCCCGCCGACTGGCGGCAGGTGCGGGTCGACCACGAGCTGTCCCGCGTCGGCGTGCCCCGCGGGGTGGTGCTCGACCTCGGCGCGACCGCGAAGCCGTGGACGGCCGACGTCGCCGCCCACACGATCGCCGCGGTCCACGGCACGGGAGTCCTGGTCGAGATCGGCGGTGACCTCGCGGTGGCCGGACGGAAGGACGTCCCGTGGCAGGTGCACGTCAGCGAGGTCAGCGGCGGCCGCGGGGAGCAGATCGGACTCACACATGGCGGTGTGGCGACGTCGTCCTCGGCAGCTCGTGCCTGGTGCACGCCCTCCGGCGCGGCGCACCACATCATCGATCCGCGTACCGGCCGGCCTGCCGACGGGCCCTGGCGCACCGCCACGGTCTGGGCCCGCAGCGCGGTGGACGCCAACACTGCCAGCACCGCGGCGATCATCCTCGGCGTGGAGGCGGAGGCGTACCTGGCCGAGCTGGAGCTGCCGGCCCGACTGGTCGACCATGCGGGTCGCGTCCGCACCGTCGGTGCGTGGCCGGCGAACGCCGAGGCGGCGTGA
- a CDS encoding ferric reductase: MAGERRGGVMTLWYLARAAGLVALIAFTASTVLGALASSRSRPRSWAAIDRRFLTQMAHRSAAITGLLALLAHVGILVIDSYVDVSVTGAVVPFTAGFAPFALGLGTLATYAIVLAAVAGAARGRLAASARAARTWRTVHVAAYLGWTLSMGHGLLAGTDTGAMWSTAVYATCGIAVAVAVVIRLIGLDRAANQPLATARRLTRSAS; encoded by the coding sequence GTGGCCGGCGAACGCCGAGGCGGCGTGATGACGCTCTGGTACCTGGCGCGGGCCGCAGGCCTGGTCGCCCTGATCGCCTTCACGGCCTCGACCGTGCTCGGCGCTCTGGCGTCGTCGCGGTCGCGTCCGAGGAGCTGGGCCGCGATCGACCGGCGGTTCCTGACACAGATGGCGCACCGGTCGGCTGCGATCACGGGGCTCCTCGCCCTGCTGGCCCATGTCGGGATCCTCGTGATCGACAGCTACGTCGACGTCAGCGTGACCGGCGCAGTGGTGCCGTTCACCGCCGGTTTCGCGCCGTTCGCACTGGGCCTCGGCACCCTCGCGACCTACGCGATCGTCCTGGCCGCCGTCGCCGGGGCCGCCCGCGGACGCCTCGCTGCCTCGGCCCGCGCTGCTCGCACCTGGCGCACGGTGCACGTGGCCGCCTACCTGGGGTGGACCCTCTCGATGGGCCACGGCCTGCTCGCGGGGACCGACACCGGAGCGATGTGGTCGACCGCCGTCTACGCCACCTGTGGCATCGCCGTCGCCGTCGCCGTCGTCATCCGCCTGATCGGACTCGATCGGGCGGCGAACCAGCCGCTCGCCACCGCCCGCCGCCTCACGAGGAGTGCGTCATGA
- a CDS encoding NADH-ubiquinone oxidoreductase-F iron-sulfur binding region domain-containing protein, producing the protein MTVIDTPTTVPSRPFGAPRVLAGISPDRALTWTEHRAVHGVPALRPRAWLTDAMRAVNLLGRGGAAFPVAVKLEAMPFGGPMTVLVNGSEGEPASYKDRALMTVAPHLVIDGALVVARALGATAVTVAVHDSRAHASLAAALDERPDADAITVVHTRSGFVAGEIRAVVNGLNTGQARPGGRRDLPHDHGLAGRPTFASNVETFAQVAVLARLGAAGYAAAGTRDEPGTSLVTLVGDVIQAGVLEVANGTRLDALLPGRPGALVLVGGFHGTWVRSTAGLTVDRAALRASGSPLGAGVIARPHADTCVLAEVAVVSQWLADQSAGQCGPCFFGLPALADDVRAFAAGRGSEAQVVRRAGQVRGRGACAHPDGAVQFMSSAIVALADDIAVHRAHGTCGRPPSTIFPLPRSES; encoded by the coding sequence ATGACCGTCATCGACACCCCCACGACTGTGCCCTCCCGTCCCTTCGGTGCCCCGCGGGTGCTGGCGGGCATCTCGCCCGACCGTGCCCTCACCTGGACGGAGCACCGGGCCGTCCACGGGGTCCCGGCCCTGCGCCCGCGCGCCTGGCTCACCGATGCGATGCGAGCCGTGAACCTCCTGGGGCGCGGCGGCGCGGCCTTTCCCGTGGCGGTCAAGCTCGAGGCCATGCCGTTCGGCGGCCCGATGACCGTGCTGGTCAACGGCAGCGAGGGAGAACCGGCGAGCTACAAGGACCGCGCCCTCATGACGGTCGCCCCCCACCTCGTGATCGACGGGGCCCTCGTCGTGGCCCGCGCGCTCGGCGCGACCGCCGTGACGGTCGCCGTCCACGACAGCCGCGCCCACGCGTCGCTCGCCGCCGCGCTGGACGAGCGGCCGGACGCGGACGCCATCACGGTGGTGCACACCCGGTCGGGGTTCGTCGCGGGGGAGATCCGCGCTGTGGTCAACGGTCTCAACACCGGACAGGCGCGCCCCGGAGGTCGTCGCGATCTGCCGCACGACCACGGCCTGGCCGGACGCCCGACCTTCGCCTCGAACGTCGAGACCTTCGCCCAGGTCGCGGTGCTCGCGCGGCTCGGGGCCGCCGGATACGCTGCTGCCGGGACTCGCGACGAACCGGGCACCAGCCTCGTCACGCTCGTCGGCGACGTGATCCAGGCAGGCGTGCTCGAGGTCGCGAACGGCACGCGACTCGACGCCCTGCTGCCCGGCCGTCCCGGCGCTCTGGTCCTCGTCGGCGGGTTCCACGGCACCTGGGTCCGATCGACGGCTGGCCTGACGGTCGACCGCGCCGCACTGCGCGCCTCCGGGTCCCCGCTCGGTGCCGGCGTCATCGCCCGTCCACATGCCGACACGTGCGTGCTCGCCGAGGTCGCGGTCGTCAGCCAGTGGCTGGCCGACCAGTCCGCCGGGCAGTGCGGCCCGTGCTTCTTCGGGCTTCCAGCGCTGGCCGACGACGTGCGGGCGTTCGCTGCCGGGCGAGGTTCCGAGGCCCAGGTGGTTCGCCGCGCGGGACAGGTGCGAGGACGCGGCGCGTGTGCCCATCCGGATGGTGCCGTGCAGTTCATGTCCTCGGCGATCGTCGCCCTGGCCGACGACATCGCGGTCCACCGGGCGCACGGCACGTGTGGTCGCCCGCCGTCGACCATCTTCCCGCTCCCGAGGAGTGAGTCATGA
- a CDS encoding ferredoxin has protein sequence MTTVHVDWTRCDGHGVCARLLHEKITLDEWGFPLVADPEIEPYLVGAARQAAVACPALALRLQ, from the coding sequence ATGACCACGGTCCACGTCGACTGGACCCGCTGCGACGGGCACGGTGTCTGTGCACGCCTCCTCCACGAGAAGATCACCCTCGACGAGTGGGGCTTCCCGCTGGTCGCCGACCCGGAGATCGAGCCGTACCTGGTCGGGGCCGCCCGACAGGCGGCGGTCGCCTGCCCGGCTCTCGCCCTGCGCCTGCAGTGA
- a CDS encoding response regulator transcription factor, with protein MGDVTRIGICEDDASVRRVLTDAFTLHGHEVVIARNGQEAVANLGSSSGVDVLVIDIGLPDADGRDVCQALRASGQHAPVLFLTALDAVHDRVSGFNAGGDDYVAKPFAVAEVLVRLDALTRRARAAPETTTGLRLDPARFSVRHGDLEERLTPTEYRFLATLAAQPGTVVRRRAAVVAAWPDGTLVSENTIDSYVRRLRVKLAAVESPVNLETVRGVGFVLQ; from the coding sequence ATGGGCGACGTGACCCGCATCGGCATCTGTGAGGACGACGCATCAGTGCGTCGCGTGCTCACGGACGCCTTCACGCTGCACGGCCACGAGGTCGTGATCGCCCGCAATGGCCAGGAGGCCGTGGCCAACCTCGGTTCCTCCTCGGGCGTCGACGTCCTCGTGATCGACATCGGACTGCCCGACGCCGACGGTCGCGACGTGTGCCAGGCGCTGCGTGCGTCCGGCCAGCACGCCCCGGTGCTGTTCCTGACCGCGCTCGACGCCGTCCACGACCGGGTGTCAGGGTTCAACGCCGGCGGGGACGACTACGTCGCGAAGCCGTTCGCCGTCGCCGAGGTGCTCGTGCGACTCGATGCCCTGACTCGCCGTGCGCGCGCAGCGCCCGAGACGACCACGGGTCTCCGACTCGACCCGGCACGGTTCTCGGTGCGTCACGGCGACCTCGAGGAGCGGTTGACCCCCACCGAGTACCGCTTCCTGGCGACGTTGGCCGCTCAGCCGGGCACCGTCGTCCGCCGCCGAGCTGCGGTCGTCGCGGCCTGGCCCGACGGGACGCTCGTCAGCGAGAACACGATCGACTCCTACGTGCGGCGCCTCCGCGTGAAGCTCGCCGCCGTCGAGTCGCCCGTCAACCTGGAGACCGTGCGCGGCGTCGGGTTCGTGCTCCAGTGA
- a CDS encoding sensor histidine kinase, translating into MRRHGTGLRGRIVRSTALVTAVAMAAVIGTVLLVLAALTRDSVTTALEDRLELVLATSGAGDGDGDTGPGLAAPDDAIDEAVWIFDDSGQQVRGPDAGQNVQDAAESLADVAERTSLEQRERLYLAAPLPATRSGGPAGVVVVSESLEPYERTRNLVAIGLGVLGVIVTVGTSAIAAWTVRRALAPVGSMAISAEEWSEHDLDSRFATSPGGGDEIAALGDTLNLLLDRVAGALRGEQRLTAELAHELRTPLTAIRGEAEIALMMAPEDRVAGRLREVVALVERMSTTITTLLDVARGEGDRGATCGPLEIVRAVLADQHERPGVNTHVVIAVGLPDAAAPLALATRALAPVVDNAMTHASTSVTITATTHDRRVEISVTDDGPGVGAAGVADVFAPGARGGDSAGAGLGLALARRVARSLGGDVVLTRDHDPTVFTLSLPRP; encoded by the coding sequence GTGAGACGTCACGGCACCGGCCTGCGCGGCCGCATCGTCCGGTCCACGGCCCTCGTGACCGCGGTGGCGATGGCGGCGGTGATCGGCACGGTTCTTCTGGTCCTGGCGGCCCTGACGCGTGACAGCGTCACCACGGCGCTCGAGGACCGACTCGAGCTCGTGCTCGCGACGTCCGGGGCGGGTGACGGTGACGGCGACACCGGTCCGGGACTCGCCGCCCCCGACGACGCGATCGACGAGGCCGTCTGGATCTTCGACGACTCGGGCCAGCAGGTGCGGGGCCCCGACGCCGGCCAGAACGTGCAGGACGCGGCCGAGTCGTTGGCGGACGTCGCCGAGCGGACCAGCCTCGAGCAGCGGGAGCGGCTCTACCTGGCCGCGCCGTTGCCGGCGACGAGATCCGGTGGCCCGGCCGGAGTGGTCGTCGTGTCGGAGTCGCTCGAGCCGTACGAACGCACCCGCAACCTGGTCGCGATCGGTCTGGGGGTTCTCGGCGTGATCGTCACGGTCGGGACCAGCGCGATCGCCGCCTGGACGGTGCGCCGCGCGCTCGCCCCGGTCGGGTCGATGGCGATCAGCGCCGAGGAGTGGAGCGAGCACGACCTCGACTCACGGTTCGCCACCTCCCCCGGTGGCGGTGACGAGATCGCCGCGCTGGGTGACACGCTCAACCTGCTGCTCGACCGTGTCGCCGGCGCCCTGCGCGGCGAGCAACGTCTGACGGCCGAGCTCGCCCACGAGCTCCGTACCCCGCTCACCGCGATTCGTGGCGAGGCCGAGATCGCGCTCATGATGGCTCCGGAGGACCGCGTCGCCGGACGTCTTCGGGAGGTCGTCGCCCTCGTCGAGCGGATGAGCACCACGATCACGACGCTGCTCGACGTGGCCCGCGGCGAGGGTGATCGCGGCGCGACCTGTGGTCCGCTCGAGATCGTCCGGGCCGTCCTTGCGGACCAGCACGAGCGACCGGGCGTGAACACTCACGTCGTCATCGCCGTCGGCCTCCCGGACGCGGCCGCACCTCTGGCGCTGGCGACCCGCGCTCTGGCACCCGTGGTCGACAACGCCATGACCCACGCATCCACGTCCGTCACGATCACCGCGACCACCCACGATCGGCGCGTCGAGATCAGCGTCACCGACGACGGACCGGGGGTGGGCGCAGCTGGCGTCGCGGATGTGTTCGCCCCGGGTGCGCGCGGCGGCGACAGCGCCGGCGCGGGACTCGGCCTGGCGCTCGCGCGACGCGTCGCGCGCTCCCTCGGCGGCGACGTCGTCCTGACCCGCGATCACGATCCGACGGTCTTCACCCTGTCCCTGCCGCGCCCCTGA
- a CDS encoding COG4705 family protein, with translation MTHTTPDRTAVAAGDGADVPRSHRTDRGAWTETLATKVPEVILLFWVVKILSTTVGETAADFLSENLGLGLPATTAIMSVLLAAALVTQLAARRYVPWVYWLTVVLVSVVGTLFSDNLVDNLGVSLWTTTAIFGAGLVVAFVAWYRSERTLSIHTIVTRRREAFYWTVILLAFALGTSAGDLVAEKLAFGYVPSALVFGAVIALILVAHLKLGLNAVVAFWAAYILTRPFGASMGDFLTAAPADGGLGLGTNATSALFLAVIIAVVAWFTVQNRRQTRGVTA, from the coding sequence ATGACCCACACCACACCCGACCGGACCGCCGTCGCCGCGGGCGACGGGGCCGACGTACCCCGCTCCCACCGCACTGACCGCGGTGCCTGGACCGAGACCCTGGCCACCAAGGTGCCCGAGGTCATCCTGCTGTTCTGGGTCGTCAAGATCCTCTCGACGACCGTCGGTGAGACCGCGGCCGACTTCCTCTCCGAGAACCTCGGTCTCGGACTGCCGGCCACGACCGCGATCATGAGCGTGCTGCTCGCTGCCGCCCTCGTCACGCAGCTCGCGGCGCGACGCTACGTGCCGTGGGTGTACTGGCTGACCGTCGTGCTGGTCAGCGTCGTCGGGACGTTGTTCTCCGACAACCTCGTCGACAACCTCGGCGTGAGTCTCTGGACCACGACGGCGATCTTCGGCGCAGGCCTCGTGGTCGCCTTCGTCGCCTGGTACCGCAGCGAACGCACCCTCTCGATCCACACGATCGTCACGCGCCGACGTGAGGCGTTCTACTGGACCGTCATCCTCCTCGCGTTCGCCCTCGGCACCTCGGCCGGCGACCTCGTCGCCGAGAAGCTCGCCTTCGGGTACGTGCCGTCGGCCCTGGTGTTCGGCGCCGTCATCGCCCTGATCCTGGTGGCTCACCTCAAGCTCGGCCTCAACGCCGTCGTCGCGTTCTGGGCGGCCTACATCCTGACGCGCCCGTTCGGCGCCTCGATGGGTGACTTCCTGACCGCGGCGCCGGCGGACGGCGGGCTCGGGCTCGGGACGAACGCGACCAGCGCTCTCTTCCTGGCCGTGATCATCGCGGTCGTGGCCTGGTTCACCGTGCAGAACCGCCGTCAGACCCGCGGGGTCACCGCGTGA
- a CDS encoding VTT domain-containing protein: MIAVVTPALVALGPLALLLVMAIVFAETGLLVGFFLPGDSLLFIIGALVASHVVHLPLWTVAAGVVLAAAAGDQVGYLIGHRWGPRIFARPDSRLFRQEHVAVAEEFFLRHGPVAVIAARFVPVVRTFTPVVAGVAMMPRRRFTIYNVVGALAWGIGIVVAGFFFGGLAFVAHHIELIAIALALLSLVPAATTVVRARRHRTPAASCDGAQSGGVQVRDVSVSP; this comes from the coding sequence GTGATCGCCGTCGTCACGCCGGCCCTGGTGGCGCTCGGGCCCCTGGCCCTGCTGCTCGTGATGGCGATCGTCTTCGCCGAGACCGGGCTGCTCGTGGGGTTCTTCCTGCCGGGCGACTCGCTCCTGTTCATCATCGGAGCGCTCGTCGCCTCCCACGTCGTGCACCTGCCGCTGTGGACCGTCGCCGCTGGCGTCGTCCTCGCCGCCGCGGCCGGCGACCAGGTCGGGTACCTCATCGGCCACCGATGGGGACCGCGGATCTTCGCCCGGCCCGACTCCCGACTCTTTCGCCAGGAGCACGTCGCGGTGGCCGAGGAGTTCTTCCTCAGGCACGGTCCGGTCGCCGTGATCGCGGCACGGTTCGTTCCCGTGGTGCGCACCTTCACGCCCGTCGTCGCCGGTGTCGCCATGATGCCGCGCCGGCGCTTCACGATCTACAACGTCGTCGGAGCCCTGGCCTGGGGGATCGGCATCGTCGTCGCGGGCTTCTTCTTCGGCGGGCTCGCGTTCGTCGCCCACCACATCGAGCTCATCGCGATCGCTCTCGCGCTGCTCTCCCTCGTGCCGGCCGCCACCACCGTCGTGCGAGCCCGTCGGCATCGGACGCCGGCGGCGTCGTGCGACGGGGCGCAGTCAGGTGGCGTGCAGGTTCGTGACGTCAGCGTGTCGCCATGA
- a CDS encoding DUF2231 domain-containing protein, with product MPETVFGLPLHPLIVHGTVVIVPLAAITVLLAVLWPRFRNWAGPLPAGLAVVGLVLVPLSTSSGENLERSVEETRLVERHAELGDQLLPFIAVLAVAAVGLWLVGRRERSGSSSPKGLLIVLVALAVVAAVGTTVQVVRIGHSGAEAAWSDVARS from the coding sequence ATGCCTGAAACCGTCTTCGGACTCCCGCTCCACCCGCTCATCGTCCACGGCACGGTCGTGATCGTTCCCCTGGCGGCGATCACCGTGCTCCTGGCCGTGCTGTGGCCGAGGTTCCGGAACTGGGCGGGGCCCCTTCCTGCTGGGCTCGCCGTGGTGGGTCTGGTCCTCGTGCCGCTGTCGACGTCCTCGGGTGAGAACCTCGAGCGCAGTGTCGAGGAGACCCGATTGGTCGAGCGGCACGCCGAGCTCGGCGACCAGCTCCTGCCGTTCATCGCCGTCCTGGCGGTGGCGGCGGTCGGACTGTGGCTCGTCGGTCGCCGCGAGCGCTCGGGCTCGTCGTCGCCCAAGGGCCTGCTGATCGTGCTCGTCGCCCTGGCCGTGGTCGCCGCGGTCGGCACCACCGTGCAGGTCGTGCGTATCGGGCACAGTGGTGCCGAGGCGGCCTGGAGCGACGTCGCGAGATCCTGA